The segment TGCTTGAAGTTACTAATCCATCACTAAGTTACAAGCTTTACACATTCAGTCTCACTATCACCGCTCCTCCTGAGGACAattcctccccagccctcctgccctcacACAGAGGGCAGGACTGGCCACCTCCGCAAGGCTCAGGGGCCCAAAACCACCTCAGCGTGCAAAGACAGTGATCAACGGCAAAGCAgtcaggagaaaaggaagaaaatggatcaaagcaaaaccaagcagcACAAGCATTCACCTTGCTCGATATTCCTGGAGACAAAGAAAGCTTAAAGAAATCAACAGCAACCTCTGCAGACCCCAGAACCTTTCAAGAGTAGCCAACAGACTGCTACAGTAAGGGTTAATAAGACTACAGTAAGCACAAGCCTAACATTAAAACATCATGCTGAACTCTAGTTACTCTGTTGAGCAGGACTGGAAATTTGATATGAATAGACTCCCAGTGCTGAAGAGCACAGCCAGTGTTTTTACAGCATTACTGAAAAGGAAGTTTTCAACAGCTAACCTAACCCTCTCCTTCCCAGGCTCTTATTTCACTTCCCTCCATCCTGATCTCCTTTACCCAGTGTACAGGCAAATACCATTAGCATCTTAGTTCAAACCTGCTTTTGttaaacttttctttcccagcactgaagaaaaaaagaatactgcTTAGGAATGTCAGAAGTGgtagagctgaaaaaaaaagaaaagcccttttTCCGAGTGGTGATATATTTCACCCATGTACTGCAGAACCCTGAGGCTCCCACATAGCTGCTACATGTGACATTCCCCATCAGTTTGCTCAGAGCTCAGCTTAGGCAGGTAGCCCCAGCCCCATCACACTAAATTATTATGTTCACATTTGCCAAGCCACATTCTTAGTTGTCCAGCTTTGGTCTggttggggaggggaaaaagaaaacacccacAGTTACTCTTTGTTCAGTGCTCTAAGCAATCACCTTATTTTGCAAGTTATTTCAGGAGTAACAGAAGGGACCAACAGTTGTTTACAGAAAAACTGTGCTAAGGCAAACCTGGAAACTACATCATcgcattttttttcttgcctaaaTCTAATCCCAAGcctgcttgctgcagagcaCACACTGCTGCTTCGAGTACCAGCCCCTTAATATTTGAATTCTTACCACAAACAAATAGAAGCAACAAAAATTTCCCatattgtaattttattttcatataaaaatgacAATACTGTTACTCTGAAATACAATCCCATGCTGCTCCAGAGCGTTAAGAAGGCACCTTGTACCCCAGTAGTCACCTCTCACACACATCATGCCTTCTAAAGTCCAGCTCAGGTCCTAGCTATATAGTTTCTGAGGCAATGCCTCTATTTCTGCAGAGCCATACCCCAAGCTAGATGCAAGACAAACCAATGCAAGTGGCACTGTCATTGTACAGTACTCTACCAATTCTGTTATTACTTTTGCTCCTTACCTTCGTGAGATGCAAGAAATTGAAGGCAAGCCTGGCTACACTAGCCAGGACAGCTTTCCTGCTCAGCAACAGAATCTTTGGTTACATCAGTCACACTTTggagttttttgggtttgttttcttttgtttttcctgcctgCATAGCTCATTTTCTCTTCAATgagacaggaagaaaagcacatcATGCTGGTTTCTTCATTCACCTCTTTGGAGTCAAGTGCAGGAGACCTAGCCCTTTGTATACAGCATCACAAGAAAGCATGCAGCAGGAGCACTTCTCTCTTAGCTTTGGAGGATTTGGTGGCAGGCAGCAAATCCATCCCATAAAAGACAGCTAGAGAGATTTATTCTTCTTGACATGTTTGCAGTAAGAGGCACCAACAGCTAAGAGTCAGACATTCTTCCCATAGAATAAAGAGCTTTTCTGCTACTCCTGTCCCCCTTACTAAGTTAGCACCTGTCCGTCACATACTGTGGCAGTACATTATGAGATCTTATCCTGTGTTTTGTACTGGGTTAGGACTGGCCATCCATGACACATTCAGGCAATTTTCTGCTGGAAGTATTTTCACTTAATTTTGTATTCTTACCTGACAAAGAAGCTCAGTGCTTCCTCACCTTCCAGCTTATGGATATGCATGCGACAGTCATCTACTTACACCAGGGCAGTCTGTGAGACACTGCAGGAAATTCTTCCCACAACCCACCATTAGCCAGCCTCCTATTGCTTCCAGTGTGCCCTTAAGTGAAGCAGCTAATATCAAAGACTTACCTTCCCCATCCAAACCCCTTGGTTGCCACAGGAGCAGTACAACAAGCTCGCAAACAAAGAACCGTCTGTGACAAGCCAAAGGGCTTTTTACTCCTTGCCTTTTGAAGAGTTTTACACTCAGGGGAGTTCTGCAAGGGGCTGAAGAAATACACATGTGCACATAATCTATACccacagggagcaggaggaaaggcCCATAAGGTGCACTGAGATGTCCTCACATGGCAATTTTAGCAGTAACTTGGGCACAGCAAATACAAGGAGTTTGCTCTTCAGATACTGAGCCTACAGATAATTCATCTACAGAATGGCTTCAGTAGAAAAGGAAATCAGCAACaggcagtaaaaaaaaccctgccacaaaaaaaatcatccccaaaacaccaaacaaacagcCTACACAAAGTcaccctgaaaaaaaccccacacaacaaaACTCACAAAACAACGCTCCTTTCACCTTCCTTGGAAGGAAGGCTCAGACAAGTACTTCACAGGGCTCTGGACCCAAATACCCATTGGCACATGCACATCCATGATCCACAATACTGACTGTTCATaatgcacttttattttttcctttgtacaaaaacaaatataaaatttaaatccaATAGAAAGTGTATACTAGCAATGACAAGTTTACATTACAATAAGACAGACAATGCGATGTGTATCGAACACCACATTAGTTTTAAAACTCTCAGTGATACATGCACTATATAAAAATTGCTAGAACTTTAATCTATTTCTACCAAGAATATCCAGGTACCAAGATACTCAAGAACAAAAAGTAGTCTTGATAAGTGGTATTACAAAAGTTAGACTTTCCACACACAAGAAACCAACATTAATAGAAACATCTATCATTCTGTTAAAATCCTCTCACAAAAGCCATACGTAAAATTCTTAGTAGATACAGAAAAAGCTCAAAAGTTTGTTAGCATAGGTAACCATTCAGTAGTTTAGAGAATCTTTTagacattttgaagaaatacCTTAGTTTTCAATCTGTATTTTCCCCCCAAAGCCAGAACTACATTGACTCCCGTTTCAAAACCTAGTCAGCAGTTAAAACTAGCTCTTGAGTGAAGTCAAAGAGTAGCgtacaaaatatttaacagaacTGGGGTGTGTCACAGGAGTGTTTACTTCTTGAAGAAAGTCTTTTCCACATTCaaggtttgtttatttgtccCATAAACAAGATTGTGCCTGAGggatgaaatgaaaacaaggatTACCACAGTCTGTAAATACTGTTCTTTCATGGAAAAGTTTAACAAAgtcacacagcacagctgagctaCCTCATCACAGTCTCGTCTAGCCTCCCTCAAGTCTGTGAGCCCAGGGAAGCGTATGTTTGGATAGGTGGCCAGCTCATATTTCTAGAGACACACAGTTCTGTTGATGCTCTGTGGAGCCTCAGGATGGGGACAGCTGCCAGGAGCCTACTCTTCCCCTagtgctggcagctgcatcTTGTTCCTTACTAACTAGTAGTATCATCCACACATCACTGCAAGAAGCAGAAGAGTTACTCAAAATAACTGGGACAGCTCTGCTCTTTGAGAGTCAACCCATAGCGATCATGGTTTCTTTGCTTGAACACTGACTTCTGTTCACAACAGGCTGGTGTAACACCCTAGATCCCTGAAGCCCCTATTCTAGCCTTTGCCCTAGCACTATTTTACTGTCCATCAGAAAGCTGGATCCTATTCACTCAGTTATTTCCTCTCCATTCAGGAAAACTATGACTATTACAGACTGTTCTTTTGTACCCATGAACCTGCCATGCTTATTTCTGTTGACTTGGCAGccaatatttatgtttttttcctgttctgaattGTATTCCAAGTAAAATAACCTAGTATTAAAGGCAtaaaaaatacttgcagaattttttttaaggcaataGTTACTCAGTAGCTCCAGACTGTTGTTCCTATTGCATAGCTGATACCCAACTTCTAAGCCAAAAAGTACATACAAATGCTCCTTACCTGTAGGGTTGTGCCGGATGAAAAAGACAAATGGCCTATCTACTATGAACCAAGGAGGGGATGACCTGGCTATTAAAATTGCAGcttgcagggaagaaaaggtttAGAAGTTAGAGAAACAAGTAACAACACATTATATATTCTGTCAAAGTGAAGTTTCCTAGTGTTTACTAGAAGCTTGCACAGGTAGACATAAATGCCTAAAACCCTCCAACCTGGACATTTAAAGCCACACAGGTCCCAGGTTATTCTTATAGGAACCATATTAAAAAGACACAACACAAAGCCCACAGAAAGCTGGAAGGAAGGTTGTCACCCAGAGGATGTGGTAGCTTAGTCCTCTTTGCCACCTTGCCAGGACATTACATTGGTGGCCAAACCATTAGTGATCAGAAGACACTTCTCTAAAAAACAAGCCTGTTTACATTTCTTAGAGTATATCAATAGTCTGATCAATATTGGCAAGTTGGGATTTTTCTGAGGAATtgcctaaaaaataaaatcaactgaTCTCGAGTCAGAGCACGTTCATGCAATGGTCTCAAAGTGGGCTATCTTCGCTTAGTGGTATAGCCTTATACAGTTTTCCTGCATCTGAGTTATCGGTACAGTTGCTTACTTGTTGCTGCAGAAGCTTTGGTTCCATCTTCACTAACTtcaatttttgtcttttgcagaACATGAGATACATGAAGACCTTCTGTTCctgaaaaaccaaacaaaaccagcactttCAGTAAAGCTAGCTGCAAGAGTCCCGACATACACCGTGGCTAGTAGCCATTCTAGCATGGTTCAGAATAATAAAGCTACTGCAATCCTGCTGAAATCTTGAAGCTGCAGCAAAAAAACACTGATAGTAATACCTTTGAATACAATCATTTTttgtaattacaaaaaaatagagaataacatcttACTCCTCTGCATTTACTAAGTTTCCTTATTTGATGGTTTAAGTTAAAAGTccacttgcatttttaattttaattagcatattttcagtcatttgttTACTTGAATTCCATTTATCTCAGCATCATGGGAGAAAAAAGCACTAGCAAGACACCTTGCTGTCAAtgaaacaggaatttattttcaaattaaaccaGCACgaagcagggtttttttgttagatCTCTCTGTAGAAGCTCATCAGGAGTTTAATGGAAGCAGAGAATAGAAGTAAGATGGCATTTTAGAGCCATGAGTTCAAAAAAGTGTACACTTTGTTTTCAGACTATTTACAGCTCTGTGTTGGTTCAGCTCCTTAGACTGGGAATTTAGTCCTTGAGCTTTCCTACAGTTCAAGAAAGAGTCACCAAACATACTTGAGGGAGAAGTTATAAACGCTGCAACTGCAGTATTTTACACTCTAAAGTACGGTATTGTTAGAAGTCCTGCCATAGATTTTAGACAATGCTTGAGACCCTCAGGTTGTAATAACAAGTCTTATGAAGCTGACCAACATGATTTATTGCTGTAATGCAAGACAAGGGGAAGAAAGCCACTGCAGAGTTCAACAGAAGCAAGCAGCCATGCTTGGCTGGCTACAAAATAGAACTTAGCTCCAATGTCATGGTAACACTTATCCAAGACAAAACCAATAACTGCACTGGTAAAACCAGCACTTTATTCAGTGCCAGAAACTATCAACAAGGACCACTATGGATTCCAAAAAAATAACTTACTTGTTATTTTTGCAAAGTTTGCCTTTGACTGGTCAAACATATCTGTAATACCAAGTGCTTTCAGAGGGTCCTTTAAGTCTGTTTCTGCTACTGCTGTAAATCTGttggaacaaacaaaaaaactcatCAGTATCACAAAGGAAAGTTATCTTAAGCGCTCTTGCTTCTATATCAGAAAAGATATGTATATGATCCCCAAAACATTCCCTGAAAGAGAAATTGGTTATGTTAATACTTACTTGGGTAAAATAACCTGCACTCTTTTTGCTACCATGGTGGTCATCCAGCTTCCTATGGTTTTTGTGCTGATGTGGGGAATGATAGCAGAGAGTGGCGTTGTGCTTTCAGTAGGCAGAGCAATCAACATGCTTATCATTTCACCATGGTATGGCAACTCAATGATATTGTACCACAGCTCATTTGGAGTACTTGTAGTGcctaaaaaaataagcaaagctgATGAGCCatcattttggggtttttttggtgttttttttttttttttttttacagcctCAAATTTCTATTTTACCTTCAGATACCTACTGCTATAACAGTCTGTTATGAAAGCTTTGCCCACGTATTAGAACTGACTAAGAAGTCAAGACTGCCTAGCAGGAAGGCAGGCAACACTTCTAACTGTATGGGCTCTGTACAGACGCTAGTTtgacaaaaagcaaagataGGATGACACCATGAAGCAAATACTCATTTGAGTTTGACACACATACTGCTTCCCAAGCAAACCTCATCTGCCCGGAGTGGCAAGCCAGCTATATCAGAAATGACAAGGTCTGTAAATCAGCTCTCCTTCAGATACCAACCGTTCCAGAACCAACTGAGCACcgagaaacaacaaaaagaagcaacaaaacCCAGACCATCTTTCCAAACTGAAGAGAACTAGTAGAGAAGCTCTTTTTCCTCTAGGAGTTATTGGAAGAGCTCCTGCTTGTAGTAGTCTGTTgcatttacttcattttcttgcttaatAAGGATCTCGTTAGGAAGCAGTCTTCAGCCCTTCAAGGTAGTGGAGAGCAGCCACTTTGAGGCAGTGCAGGAGCCCAGTTAGATGAGAAGGATAGCAATGTCTCCAAGAGTTACAGCAAGCGCTGGGAAGACTGTCTTTGAGCAACCCTCTCCTCCAAGCTCCCTTTGCTTACTGTGGGATTTCTGGTACGTGACTGGAAGAATTATAGGAGCTTCAAGTGAAAACTTGTCAGTTTAACTACAGACAGGGTTTCTGGGAGAGTTTTTGGATAGCAATAAGATCTTATTATCTTTCCACTTTCTTCATGTAAGCCTGCACTTGTCAGCCCAGGCTGACAAATCAACATCTTCATtaggaatttaattttgttgccAGCACCATGCAACCTGCCTTGACTGAGCTCATATTGCTAGAAAACTGGCAACATTGCACTTTTTTTGCAGTAATTGTGTCAGGCCTGGTAGtttgattgtttctttttattatgaCAGTAGTTCTCAGAGAAGGGCCTACAGATCAAAATACTGGTTGCATAAGTCAGCTACAGGACAGTAACAAAAGGCAAACTATCCAACATTAAAGTACCCTGATGTGCTGCAAACTACTATTGTTACTACCATGGCATATCAAACAGGAGGGGAGTTCATCTTCACAGTCAACTGATGGGATTTAAGATGCTTAAGCTTTTACAGACCCATTTGCAAGCATTAATAAGATGGAAGTCCTGCATTAAGAAATCCTGAGATACCCAACCTAAAATGAGCCTTAACTCAGCCATATTTCTCGTTCCTTTCTAGCCTAAATAGCTTTTCTAGCTTAAACATAGGCCAACATAGTGCTGACCCAGCATTAGAATCCAAAGCCAAAAGCCTTTAAGATAATAGTCTTGCCAAAGCCTGTCTTAAGCTATGAACTTCTTTCAAACTCTACAGATTAGTATATGCTGCCATAGGCTTCCCCACCTCGCCCAGCTAATGCTTCCAGCTATTATCTCAAAGTATTATATTATATCTGCTTTAATACATGGGTTTGAGACAGTGTTACAGCTGTTTACTTTCAACACAAGTCTACTAGTATTAATTGAGCACTATTGACAGtaaaattaagcatttaaaagcacagcgggtctttgttttttaacttaaaagttGTATTCTCAGCCCTATTTTTCAGGTTGTGTTTAGCACATATGGAAGCAAGTTCCAGGCAGCACTGCTCTATTCTTGGAAGGATGCAAGAGAAAATGTCCTTTTATCACAGCTTCAGTCTTTGACCAATAAAATCCCCACAGGGCTGCAATGCTAAAGTGCTGAAGCACACTGTCAGTCACATCCAGCCGCCTATGTCAGCTCTGAGAGTCTCTGATGGAAGTCTGGCTGAACCTGCTGAACTTCTTTTCACTAGTGACTCAATTTAAATTTGAAGAGCAGCTTCACACCTTGAGAGATATAGCCAACATGTTAACCCCGTGCTTCTCTGGCTCCCACAGGACTATGGACAGTGCAAGTCCTGCTTCTTTATTATACAGTAAACTACAGATTGATTCGACTTCAATCTTTCTTTCATACACAGATCACCAGATAAACCTCagagttctgtttctgttggcagttttcctttattctcacctcttaaaaaaattaaggattTCTTCTTACTGCAAACTTCTCAGTTTGAGTActtcagattttcctttttaaaggacAACAGGGTAAGGCAAGTACTCTGACAGAGTATTCAGCCTTAAGCAACTGTTAAATACCTTGCACAGCAAGCTCATCTATACCTCAGCAGTATGAGATACTTCAACACAAACCCTCCTACATCAGCTGGAATAAGCAATACCATTAAACCACATGTACAGCAAACTTGTTTCGgttggaaggaaaaggaagttttatAATCATTTTGATAGTAGTGGGAGTTACTGAGCTTACCACAGCGGAAGATAGATAACTGGGACAGCATAGGAACTTGGTAGGTCTTCCCATCAGCTCCATAAAATGGAcgtttctttgtattttcaggTCTAAATCGTGATTTCCATAAGCCTTTGAAATACACAGCATTTACTAGAACCAGTCTGGTCAAACTGCCATCAATATCATCTGGAGCTACAACCTGATCAATCATacctagaagaaaaagaaagtctgaGTATTT is part of the Falco naumanni isolate bFalNau1 chromosome 13, bFalNau1.pat, whole genome shotgun sequence genome and harbors:
- the SERPINE2 gene encoding glia-derived nexin isoform X1, producing the protein MNRHFPLLFFLGTLTSVCSQFSFYPLEELSSDVGIQVFNQIVKAKPQDNVVVSPHGIASVLGVLQLGADGKTKKQLTTMMRYSVNAAGSKEESQHHETSQLSPDHQQVLRGPPVVHRIQFENLCYGVGKALKKINRLIVSKKNKDIVTIANAVFAKSGFKMEVPFVTRNKEVFQCSVKSVDFEDPNAACDSINQWVKNETRGMIDQVVAPDDIDGSLTRLVLVNAVYFKGLWKSRFRPENTKKRPFYGADGKTYQVPMLSQLSIFRCGTTSTPNELWYNIIELPYHGEMISMLIALPTESTTPLSAIIPHISTKTIGSWMTTMVAKRVQVILPKFTAVAETDLKDPLKALGITDMFDQSKANFAKITRTEGLHVSHVLQKTKIEVSEDGTKASAATTAILIARSSPPWFIVDRPFVFFIRHNPTGTILFMGQINKP
- the SERPINE2 gene encoding glia-derived nexin isoform X2, whose translation is MNRHFPLLFFLGTLTSVCSQFSFYPLEELSSDVGIQVFNQIVKAKPQDNVVVSPHGIASVLGVLQLGADGKTKKQLTTMMRYSVNGVGKALKKINRLIVSKKNKDIVTIANAVFAKSGFKMEVPFVTRNKEVFQCSVKSVDFEDPNAACDSINQWVKNETRGMIDQVVAPDDIDGSLTRLVLVNAVYFKGLWKSRFRPENTKKRPFYGADGKTYQVPMLSQLSIFRCGTTSTPNELWYNIIELPYHGEMISMLIALPTESTTPLSAIIPHISTKTIGSWMTTMVAKRVQVILPKFTAVAETDLKDPLKALGITDMFDQSKANFAKITRTEGLHVSHVLQKTKIEVSEDGTKASAATTAILIARSSPPWFIVDRPFVFFIRHNPTGTILFMGQINKP